One Misgurnus anguillicaudatus chromosome 19, ASM2758022v2, whole genome shotgun sequence genomic region harbors:
- the pla2g10 gene encoding group 10 secretory phospholipase A2, producing the protein MTALYRTVLLFTVSVASLQPQRSSRSKRGLLELAGVIKCSTGRSALSYMMYGCYCGLGGEGWPRDRADWCCHKHDCCYGDAEFAGCQTKTDSYQWTCDDEEPDCDSLNDRCAKILCRCDKEAARCLRKAPFNRKYAVWPDFLCGCVHPTCNIY; encoded by the exons ATGACTGCGCTGTACCGGACAGTCCTGCTATTCACAG TCAGTGTGGCTTCCCTGCAGCCACAGAGGTCTTCACGGAGTAAAAGGGGTCTCCTGGAACTGGCTGGGGTTATCAAGTGCAGCACGGGAAGATCAGCTTTATCTTATATGATGTATGGATGTTACTGTGGCCTTGGGGGTGAAGGGTGGCCCAGGGACAGAGCAGATTG GTGTTGTCACAAGCACGACTGCTGTTATGGAGATGCAGAATTTGCTGGCTGTCAAACAAAGACAGACAGTTATCAGTGGACGTGTGACGACGAGGAGCCTGACTGTG ACTCGCTTAATGACAGATGTGCGAAAATCCTCTGCCGATGTGACAAAGAGGCAGCCAGATGCCTAAGAAAAGCACCATTCAACAGAAAATACGCTGTGTGGCCTGACTTCCTCTGTGGTTGTGTACATCCAACATGCAATATTTACTGA